One window of the Hemitrygon akajei chromosome 5, sHemAka1.3, whole genome shotgun sequence genome contains the following:
- the zdhhc23b gene encoding palmitoyltransferase ZDHHC23-B isoform X1 produces the protein MKKKRSKMSDEDGSLCCCEYINRHGQKTHILASCCDCEDLDEACDRYLKGKSVSSQNIKQISDTVSDRLRIPWLLGTGAKKIDITILPPLVFLPIFLHVAALHFFLALIILTALPILVLWYYYVTHQKKGHTLFFLSLGLFSLGYMYYLFLTEVIPRGDISSVHVIVITSGLALTLTSLAQTKKGPGYLRTDHGSVPIKKFQRNDISLHNVNGTSQIQPVGQDTSSKVNLSVPNGKLQMDQTEFKKNWCTVCKILKPPRSGHCRICASCVQRLDHHCVWINSCVGQGNHRAFILTLFLFLLTSLYGISLTLTTICRGQSIFTALFYCPGVYKEHSIALSFTCIWYCTIVTAGMGYLFLIQLINISYNITEREARFALRDKTGDKYLCGLIIKTDEYNRGLINNWKEFLQLQSNHLKPRYEDIV, from the exons ATGAAGAAGAAACGTTCTAAGATGTCTGATGAGGACGGCAGTCTTTGCTGTTGTGAATACATTAACCGCCATGGACAGAAAACTCACATACTGGCCAGTTGTTGTGACTGTGAGGATCTGGATGAAGCCTGCGACAG GTATTTGAAAGGTAAATCCGTCAGTTCCCAGAATATTAAACAAATATCAGACACAGTTTCTGATCGCCTGCGGATCCCATGGTTGTTGGGCACTGGTGCCAAGAAGATTGATATCACAATTTTGCCGCCTCTTGTTTTCCTCCCGATCTTCCTTCACGTTGCAGCTCTTCACTTCTTCTTGGCACTCATCATTCTGACGGCCTTACCAATATTGGTGCTCTGGTACTATTATGTCACTCACCAGAAGAAGGGGCACACGCTGTTTTTTCTAAGTCTTGGTCTCTTTTCCCTGGGTTACATGTACTATTTGTTTCTGACTGAAGTTATACCTAGAGGAGACATAAGCTCTGTGCACGTGATTGTGATCACGAGTGGTTTGGCCCTGACACTAACGAGTTTAGCACAGACCAAGAAGGGCCCAGGCTACCTCCGAACAGATCATGGAAGTGTTCCAATCAAAAAGTTTCAGAGAAATGACATTTCATTGCACAACGTGAATGGCACAAGCCAAATTCAGCCTGTAGGCCAGGACACATCCTCAAAGGTGAATCTTTCTGTTCCTAATGGCAAGTTGCAAATGGATCAAACTGAATTCAAAAAGAACTGGTGCACAGTGTGCAAGATTTTAAAACCACCTCGTTCAGGACACTGCCGAATTTGTGCATCCTGCGTTCAAAGACTGGATCATCACTGTGTTTG GATTAACAGTTGTGTAGGTCAAGGCAATCACCGTGCATTTATTCTGACCCTGTTTCTTTTCCTCCTCACTTCTCTGTATGGAATTAGTCTGACACTGACCACTATATGCAGAGGACAAAGCATTTTCACAGCTCTGTTCTATTGTCCTGGAGTCTACAAAGAGCACAG TATTGCACTGTCATTCACCTGTATCTGGTATTGCACAATAGTCACTGCTGGAATGGGTTACCTTTTCCTCATCCAACTCATCAACATCAGTTACAACATCACGGAGCGAGAAGCACGCTTTGCTTTGAGAGACAAAACTGGAGACAAATATCTCTGTGGGCTAATCATAAAAACTGATGAGTACAACCGAGGGCTCATTAACaactggaaagaattccttcaactTCAGTCTAATCATCTAAAGCCAAGATATGAAGATATAGTGTAA
- the zdhhc23b gene encoding palmitoyltransferase ZDHHC23-B isoform X2, with protein MKKKRSKMSDEDGSLCCCEYINRHGQKTHILASCCDCEDLDEACDRYLKGKSVSSQNIKQISDTVSDRLRIPWLLGTGAKKIDITILPPLVFLPIFLHVAALHFFLALIILTALPILVLWYYYVTHQKKGHTLFFLSLGLFSLGYMYYLFLTEVIPRGDISSVHVIVITSGLALTLTSLAQTKKGPGYLRTDHGSVPIKKFQRNDISLHNVNGTSQIQPVGQDTSSKVNLSVPNGKLQMDQTEFKKNWCTVCKILKPPRSGHCRICASCVQRLDHHCVCLTLTTICRGQSIFTALFYCPGVYKEHSIALSFTCIWYCTIVTAGMGYLFLIQLINISYNITEREARFALRDKTGDKYLCGLIIKTDEYNRGLINNWKEFLQLQSNHLKPRYEDIV; from the exons ATGAAGAAGAAACGTTCTAAGATGTCTGATGAGGACGGCAGTCTTTGCTGTTGTGAATACATTAACCGCCATGGACAGAAAACTCACATACTGGCCAGTTGTTGTGACTGTGAGGATCTGGATGAAGCCTGCGACAG GTATTTGAAAGGTAAATCCGTCAGTTCCCAGAATATTAAACAAATATCAGACACAGTTTCTGATCGCCTGCGGATCCCATGGTTGTTGGGCACTGGTGCCAAGAAGATTGATATCACAATTTTGCCGCCTCTTGTTTTCCTCCCGATCTTCCTTCACGTTGCAGCTCTTCACTTCTTCTTGGCACTCATCATTCTGACGGCCTTACCAATATTGGTGCTCTGGTACTATTATGTCACTCACCAGAAGAAGGGGCACACGCTGTTTTTTCTAAGTCTTGGTCTCTTTTCCCTGGGTTACATGTACTATTTGTTTCTGACTGAAGTTATACCTAGAGGAGACATAAGCTCTGTGCACGTGATTGTGATCACGAGTGGTTTGGCCCTGACACTAACGAGTTTAGCACAGACCAAGAAGGGCCCAGGCTACCTCCGAACAGATCATGGAAGTGTTCCAATCAAAAAGTTTCAGAGAAATGACATTTCATTGCACAACGTGAATGGCACAAGCCAAATTCAGCCTGTAGGCCAGGACACATCCTCAAAGGTGAATCTTTCTGTTCCTAATGGCAAGTTGCAAATGGATCAAACTGAATTCAAAAAGAACTGGTGCACAGTGTGCAAGATTTTAAAACCACCTCGTTCAGGACACTGCCGAATTTGTGCATCCTGCGTTCAAAGACTGGATCATCACTGTGTTTG TCTGACACTGACCACTATATGCAGAGGACAAAGCATTTTCACAGCTCTGTTCTATTGTCCTGGAGTCTACAAAGAGCACAG TATTGCACTGTCATTCACCTGTATCTGGTATTGCACAATAGTCACTGCTGGAATGGGTTACCTTTTCCTCATCCAACTCATCAACATCAGTTACAACATCACGGAGCGAGAAGCACGCTTTGCTTTGAGAGACAAAACTGGAGACAAATATCTCTGTGGGCTAATCATAAAAACTGATGAGTACAACCGAGGGCTCATTAACaactggaaagaattccttcaactTCAGTCTAATCATCTAAAGCCAAGATATGAAGATATAGTGTAA